One segment of Triticum aestivum cultivar Chinese Spring chromosome 2A, IWGSC CS RefSeq v2.1, whole genome shotgun sequence DNA contains the following:
- the LOC123185789 gene encoding transcription repressor OFP1-like, with protein MGSHYRFRLSHLVPNSWFYKLRDMKRPRPPSQPRSSTATRTPRRSSSSHYYCHGTSTPKPLPLPPHQSYSSYLQLRAKKMPPEKLRLSPLCLSPKATNIRFPNDRHQSPSSRSAAAVVVDDFQGLQLRPIRTRPAPIALRSAHHSTTASSTCPSSPRLRSRRLRLSSSGCCRVSTRCTGRRRSARRSIAVVVASTDPHKDFRESMVEMIVGTDMRGAEALRDLLDCYLSLNSREYHGVITEAFRGIWLQIIRDGVEI; from the coding sequence ATGGGCAGCCATTACAGGTTCAGACTGTCCCATCTCGTGCCAAACTCTTGGTTCTACAAGCTGAGGGACATGAAGAGACCCAGACCACCAAGCCAACCAAGAAGCTCTACAGCTACAAGAACACCAAGGAGATCATCATCAAGCCACTACTACTGCCATGGAACCAGCACCCCAAAACCTCTTCCATTACCACCACACCAATCCTACTCCTCCTACCTACAACTACGAGCAAAGAAAATGCCACCGGAGAAGCTGCGCCTCTCTCCTCTCTGCCTCAGCCCAAAGGCAACAAACATCCGATTCCCCAACGATCGTCATCAGTCACCATCTTCGAGAagtgccgccgccgtcgtcgtcgacgATTTTCAAGGCTTGCAACTACGTCCGATTCGCACAAGGCCAGCGCCAATCGCGTTGAGAAGTGCGCACCACAGCACGACCGCAAGCAGTACGTGCCCGAGCTCGCCGAGGCTTAGGAGCAGAAGGCTTCGTCTTTCCAGCAGTGGCTGTTGCAGAGTTAGCACCAGGTGCACTGGTCGccggagaagcgcgaggaggagcatcgccgtcgtggtggcgtcgacggaccCGCACAAGGACTTCAGGGAGAGCATGGTGGAGATGATCGTCGGGACCGACATGCGCGGAGCAGAGGCTCTGAGGGACCTCCTTGATTGCTATCTGTCGTTGAACTCGAGGGAGTACCATGGAGTAATCACGGAGGCGTTCAGGGGAATCTGGCTCCAGATTATCCGTGACGGTGTTGAGATATGA